ATTGTTGAGATTGGTGGTACTGTTGGCGATATCGAGTCACAACCATTTTTAGAGGCGATTAGACAACTAAGAATAGAGTTAGGCAGAAATAGAACGCTATTTGTGCATTTGACTCTTTTACCTTATATAAAAGTTGCTGGTGAGCTAAAGACAAAACCAACGCAGCATTCTGTTAAAGAGTTAAGAGGTATTGGTATTCAGGCTGATGTGTTAGTTTGTCGATGTGAGAAGAAGTTTGATGATAGTGAAAAGCGTAAAATTGCACTTTTTACCAATGTTGATCAAGATTGTATATTTACCGCAGAAGATGTTGATACTATTTATGAAGTCCCACTTAAGTATAATCAGCAAGGTTTTGATGCTAAGTTGGTTGAGCTTTTGAACTTAAATACAAAAGAGGCTGATCTATCTGAATGGCAAAATGTTGTAAATACTATTAGAAATATCAAAGGTGAAGTCACTATAGCAATGGTTGGTAAGTATGTCTCCTTAACAGAGGCATATAAATCGTTAAATGAAGCGCTGTATAATGCTGGATATAAAAAAGGTGTTAAAGTAAAAATAAAGTTTGTTGATTCTGAAGATGTTACTGAGAGTAATGTTGAATCATACTTTAAAGATGTTGATGCTATTTTAGTGCCAGGTGGTTTTGGTAGTAGAGGTGTTGAAGGTAAAATAACCTCAATAAAATATGCTAGAGAAAACCAAGTTCCTTTCTTGGGAATATGTCTAGGAATGCAGTTAGCGGTTATAGAATATGCTAGAAATATTTTAAGCATCAAAGATGCTCATTCTAGTGAGCTAGAACCAACAACAGCAAATCCGGTAATTGGATTGATAACAGAATGGCAAACAGAAGATGGCACAGTCCATCAAAGAACATATAATTCAGATCTAGGTGGGACAATGCGTCTAGGTGGCTATAAGTGTGTTTTAAAGCAAGGCTCGCGTGCTAGAGAAATATATCAAGCTGATGAAGTGATTGAAAGACATCGTCACCGCTATGAGGTAAATAGTAAATATGTTGAGTGCCTTGAAGAAGCAGGTTTAATTTTTTCAGGAAGATCTGAAGATAATAAATTAATGGAGCTTATCGAAATTCCTCAACATAAATGGTTTATAGCTTGCCAAGCACATCCAGAGTTTACTTCTACACCAAGATACGGGCATAAATTGTTTGAATCTTATATTCAAGCGGCCATCGAAAATTCTAATAATTAGTCACTAGTTTTGATATTTCATGAATAAAAGTGCTATAATTTGACTTAATTAACTATTGGAGAATAATTTAAAATGACTAAACAAAGAACTTTATCTATAATTAAGCCAGATGCTGTAGAGAAAAATGTAATTGGTGAAATCTATAACCGCTTTGAGAAAGTTGGTTTAAAGATTATTGCAGCTAAAATGAAGCATTTATCAAAGACAGAAGCAGAAGGTTTTTACGCTGTACATAAAGATAGACCTTTTTTTAGTGCACTTGTTGAGTTTATGATCTCAGGCCCTGTGATGATACAAGTTTTGGAAGGTGAGAATGCTATTGCAAAAAACCGTGAATTAATGGGAGCAACAAACCCTAAAGAAGCTAAAGCAGGCACTATTAGAGCTGATTTTGCTGATAGTATCGATGCAAATGCTGTTCATGGCTCAGATGCAGAAGATACAGCAGCACAAGAGATAAAATATTTCTTTAGTGATATCGAGATTTTCGGCTAAAGATATAGCTGATCTAATATTATTTAGGAGGAGTTTGAGAATGAGTTGGTTAACTAGAGTAATTGGTAGAAGTCTTGGTTTAGAAGCGCAGAAAAAAGATATGCCATCTGGGGTTTGGAGTCAGTGTCCTAACTGTGGTGTGACTTTGTATTCAGAAGAGTTACACAATAATAAGTCGGTATGTCCAAGTTGTAATTATCATTATAGAATATCTGCTAGGCATAGACTAAACCTATTTTTTGATAGAGAGAGTACAAAAGAATATTTTGATAATATCTCTCCTGTTGATATGCTTAAGTTCAAAGATACAAAAACATATAAGGATAGGTTAGCTCAAGCACAGAAGAAAACTGAAGAGCAAGATGCTTTAGTAGTAATGGAGGGGACAGTCAAAGGTTTTCCTGTAGTTGCTGCAGCGTTTAATTTTATGTTTTTAGGTGGCTCTATGGGTTCAGTAGTAGGTGAGAAGTTTGTCAGAGGTGTCAAGCTTGCTGTTGAGAAGAAAGTACCATTTATCTGTTTTACAGCAAGTGGTGGTGCTAGAATGCAGGAATCATTGTTTTCGCTGATGCAGATGGCAAAGACTAGTGCGGCATTACAAAAGCTAGCGGAAGCTAAACTACCGTACCTAGTGGTCTTGACAGACCCAACAACAGGTGGTGTGTCAGCTTCACTCGCTATGCTTGGTGATGTCCATATTGCGGAACCAAAAGCTTTGATTGGATTTGCTGGTCCGCGTGTAATCGAACAAACTGTAAGAGAAAAACTACCAGAAGGTTTCCAGAGAAGTGAGTTTTTGGTAGAAAAAGGTATGGTGGATATGATCGTTGATCGTAGAAACTTAAGAGGCGAAGTTGCTAAACTAATAGACAAGCTAATGCCTAACCTTACAAAAATAAACTATTCTCAAAATTTAGAATATAACTCTGAACAACAAGCTTAATTCTTAATCAAAAAAATGAGCGTCGAAACTAAAATAGCTAAATTAATGGCTAAGCCAGATGCTCTTTGTTGCGATCTTTTAGATTTATCACTAATTCTTAATAGATTTAATTTTGCTAAGAAGTTTAGGGTTATAACTATTGCCGGTACTAATGGTAAGGGTACGACAGTAGCTATGCTAGAAGAGCTTCTTGTAACAAATAATAACAATGTTTTGAGTCACACTTCACCACATGTTTTTAAGTTTAATGAAAGAATATCATTAAATAAACAACCAATATGTGATAGTGTTCTTTTGGAGATACTAGAGAGATTAGAAGAATTAACTCCAGAGTATCGCCTCTCGTATTATCAGATTGCTTTTTTATGCCTTTGTATCTACTCACAGAGATTAAAGCTTGATTATTTGATTTTAGAAGTAGGTATTGGTGGTAGATTGGATGCAGCAAATATAATTGATGCTGATATAACAGCTATTACAAATATTGACTTTGATCATTGTGAGATATTAGGTGATACTCTTGATAAGATAGGTTTTGAGAAGGCTGGAATATCACGTTCAGGCGTTCCTCTTTTTCTAGGTTCACAAATGCCACAGAGTGTCTACGAATATGCAAAAACAATAGGTGCAATAATTTATCAAAATAGCTATGAGTATAACTCAAAACAGTGTTTTGCTCATAGTTATAATACCGCTATGGGAATAGCAGAATATCTTTTTCATAGAATGCAGCTAGCATATATCCCAAATCTTGAGGATATAAGAGCAAAAGCAAGGTTTGCACTTATAAAGAATGATTCGCTAAATAACAGTTATGTGGTTGTTGATGTTGCACATAATCCTGCTTCTGTCAGACATCTATTTGGGCTCTTAGAGAGTAAGTTTGCACACAAAAATATTCGCTACGAGGCAATATTTGGTATTTTAGCAAGCAAAGATATACACGAAGTGCTTAATATAGCTAAAGAGCATGTCTATAAATGGGAGGTGGTAGACCTTAAATATTTAGATTCAAGAGCAGCTGCTCTTGAAAAGATAAAACAAGAATTTAAATCACAGCAGATAATTCGTGTAGATTATAACAAAGATTTAAGCAGTGTTTACCTATCAAAAAAAGATACGGTCACTGTAGTGTTTGGATCTTTTGTATTAGCAGGAGAGTTTATAAGATATTATGAAAAGTATACTAATAAATGATGAAAATCAAATGTATGAACTTGCTAAAGAGTATGCTAAACAGCTACAGCCTGGTCAAATTATTTATTTGTATGGTGATTTAGGTGCGGGTAAAACTACATTTGTCAAAGGCATACTCAAGGCACTTGGCTATGGTGGTAATGTTAAAAGCCCTACTTATACCATAGTTGAGAGTTATGAGTTTGAGAAATTTGACATTTATCATTTTGACTTATATAGGTTGGCTGATCCAGAAGAGTTAGAATGGATTGGTGCGCGTGATTATTTTAACCAAAATAACATCTGTTTTATCGAATGGCCTGAGAAAGGCAAAGGTTTTTTGCCACTAAATACGAATAAGGTACATATAAAATATCTAGCTCAAATTAGGCAGGTCGATTTTTACTAAAAATCTATGTAAATATTATGTGAAAGTGTATTATACTTTTAAAAATGTGACGCTTGGTTGTTTTTGTATTGCAGGAGAAATAGATGAAAGCTAAATTTATAATTGCTTTTTTATCAATATTGTTTTTTAGTTCATCATACGCGACTATGGAGCAATGTTATAAAGATGGTGTAAATCAAGACTATGAAAAAGTTTTGGATTCTTGTAAACCATATTTGAAAACTGATGCACGAGCTACAGGTCTTTTAGCAGAGGCATATGTACAACTTGATTTAAGTAATAAAATAGCTCTAGAATATGCGCTATGGGCAGTAAACTTTTATCAAAAAAATGGCGCTCCAAAAGATCCAGAAGGTGCTATGTCATACTCTTATTTAGTGTATCTAATAGGTGAATTATATTTCTTTGGTTCAGATAATGTTAACGTTGATCAGAAAAAAGGTATAAAATATATCGAAAAATCAGCCAATCTAGGCTATGATATTGCGCAAAATCAGCTGGGTAGCCTTTATGTTAGAGCAGGCAAGGTTCCAGGTCCAAATTTTGCTAAAGCTTATAAGTGGTATAAGTTAGCTATTGCAAATGGTAGTTTAGATGCACGCAGTGCTTTCCTAATGCGTAATGAAAGAAGCTTTATAGAAAACTACCCATACTGTATAGCGATTGGTAGAGCCTTAATTGGTGATACATATTTAAGTGGTTTAGCAGGTTTACCAAAGAGTCCTGATTTTGCGATTGAATGGTATCAAAAAGCATATGAGTTAGATCATATATCCCCTGTAGAAACTGGTCTAGCAAAAGCATATATCGCAAAAGGTAATAATAAACTTGCTTATAAGTATGCGCGACAAGCAATAAAGCAGCCATATGCTCCAGCATTTGTCGTAATGGCAGACTTAACAGATAATAAAATAGCTAAATATGCTTATCTAGCAGAAGCTGTTGAGCTATATAAAAACCCAGCACTTAAATTCTGGAGCCAGTTTAATGAGTACTGTATGCCAGATATCTCTGATGGTGGTATTAAACAAGCGCAACAAAAATTAGCTAAAATTAAATTATCACAGCAAGAAAAGGAGTTGGCTATTAAAGAGCAACAAAGTTTGAGAAGTCGTTGGCAGGTTGTGACAGATTTTAAATAGGGCTTATCTATTTTACTAAAAAATGAAAAAATTCTTTTCTAATAGTTTAATCGTATCTATATTTTTATTTTTATCAAAACTTCTTGGCTTTGTTAGAGATTTATTGTTAGCAAGCTTTTTTGGCAGTAATATAGCATTACAAGCATTTCTAGTAGCTTTTAGATTTCCTGAGTTTATGCGTAAAGTAACCTCATCAGGAACTTTAACCCAGATTATAAATCCATATCTAAATGGTAGCATTAATGAGAGAAACAAAAAATTTATTGTAACAATATTATATTTTATAGCATTGTTTTTGCTTGTGGTTACACTATTAGCCATAATATTTAGTAATATTTGGGTGGGAATATATGCCTATGGTTTAATTGATGATGAGAATGCTCTAGCGCTGATAAAAAATATGTTTATAGTAATGATGCCTTATCTACTTTTTAACGGCATTATGGGTGTAATATCAGCGATTTTAAATAGCTATAGTAGATATTTGGTATCATCATTGCTACCTATAATCCTCAATGTAGTAATGATTGCAGGTATAGTTATATCACCGAAATCTAGTATACCTATATATAGCGTTGCTTATGCTGTTTTGTTGGCGGGTATTATCCAAGTAAGCATTGGCGGATATAGTCTGATAAGGTTAGTAGGCAAGATCAATCTTAGTGGTGATATCCTTTTACTTAAAGATAGTCGCGCGAAGATTTTTTTAAGCAAACTACCTTCGGCTTTTCTTGGAACAGCAATATTGCAAATTAATGGACTTGTAGAAACATTCTTTGCATCATTTCTGTTATCAGGAAGTCTAGCGTGGTTATATTATGCCGATAGAGTCAATCAGTTTTTGTATGGAGTCTTTGGCACTGCAATCGCTACTGTTATGATTCCATATTTAATTGATTGTAAAAGAGATAAACAAAAATTTTTTAAGAATTTAGCAGCGATTATAAGGTTTACCCTATTAGTAACAATTCCGGCTATAGTTGGTTTGTTTGTACTAGCAAAGCCCATAGTTATTTCATTATTTTATTACGGTAAATTTAGTTTAGATGATGTCGATTTTACTTATTTAGCAATGCTTGGATATTTACCGTCACTATTTTGTTTTGTGGTAGTTAGAGCTATTGTCTCGGCACTTTATGCACAAAATAAGACAGCCGTGGTTTTCTATATAAGTTTAGTATCTTTGATAATGATAATATGCTTAGATATATCTATTGTACATTTTTTTAGTAGTGATAAATATGCTTTTATATATTTGGCGTTAGCTAGCTCAGCTGTGGCATTACTAAATTTATTTATCCAACTATGGATTCTTTGTGATTTTAACTTTAAATTATTTATAGTTACTTATTTGCCTTTTATGACGATTATCAAAATTATAGTTGCGAGTATATCTATGGTTTTGGTATTAAAATTATTTAATCTAAGTGATAGTTATTGGATTACATTACCAATGTTTGTTAGACTCAAGAGTATAGCTTTGGTAGTGTTTATAGGGGGGTGTGTCTACTTAGTAACTATGCTGCTACTAGGAGGATGGAAAACTCTAAAAACACTAGGCCAATAATTTGTTAACTAGTTTATAATCATTAGTGAAAAACTTATTTAGGATAATGATGTACGATTTCAAAAAAATAAATAATCTGCGTGGAATTGAGAGAGAAACTTTAAGAGTTACTAATTGTGGCAGCTTGGCAACTTCTCATCATCCTCAGGGTTTAGGCCATAAATTAACTAATAGCAGTATTACCGTTGATTTCTCTGAAAATTTGCTTGAGCTGATAACCAAACCACATGCTAGTATAGATAAAGCAATTGGTGAGTTATATCAACTTTCAGCATTTACTTTAGAGAATATGTCTAGTGATGAAATTATTCTTAACACTAGCATGCCATTATCTGCTAGTAAAAATGGAATACACGAAGCTGACTTTGGCAGCTCAAATTCGGGGCAAATGAAGCGTGTCTATCGTAAAGGGCTATCTGCGCGTTATGGTAAAATAATGCAGATAATTTCTGGGGTACATTATAATTTTTCTTTTGATAAGGATTTAATTGCTAATATTGCTAGTAAAAAGCAAGTATCGACATCTGATATTTATTTTGAGGTGCTTAATAACTATTTTGAATTTATGTGGCTTTTACCGTATCTTTTCGGTGCTAGCCCTATATGTGCTAAGACTTCTGTTAAGAATAAACCTGATTATTTATCACTATTAGATGAGGAGTTTTATGTTGGAGAATATGCTACTAGTCTTAGAATGAGTGACCTAGGTTATACAAGTCCAGCACAAAAAGATTTAACAATATCGTATGAGAATGTTAAGGCATATGTAAGAGATCTAATACAAGCAACAGATGAAGTCTTTGCTGATTATAAGCGCATAGGACTTTATAATTCTCAGGAGCAAAGAATACAGCTAAATGATAGTATTTTACAAATAGAAAATGAGTACTACAGTGCAATCAGACCCAAGCAAATTGCCAAAAGAGGTGAAAGACCTGCTTGTGCATTATATAATCGTGGTGTTGAATATATCGAGGTAAGGGTGCTAGATGTAGATCCATTTGAGCCAGTTGGTATAAGTAAAGATACAGCGCTTTTTGTTGAGGCAATGTTGATGACCTGTTTAGAAGAAGATGCCAAAAAATACCATAAAGATATTATCAAACAAGCAAAACAAAATCTAACTGCAGTTGCAATACAAGGGCGTAATCCACAACTTAAGCTTAACAAACTTGATGATAATAGTGAGATACTCTTAAAAGACTATGCTTTAAAATTATTTGATAAAATCACGACAGTAGCTAAGAGAATGTCTAAAGAGTATTTAGATGCTGTTGAAATACAAAAGCGTAAAGTATTAGATATCTCGCAAACACCTTCAGCTAAAATTATTGAATTAGTGAAGCAGCATGGTTATAAAAATTTTGTCCTAGATATATCTTGCCAGGTATCGCAACAATTTAGAAGTTATAAGCTTACATCAGAAGTTGCATCTAAATTAAAAGAGCAAGCTAGTCAATCTGTTGTTGCAGAAAAAGAATTAGTAGCCAATGATAAAATATCCTTAGAAGAGTATATTAATAGATATTATGAGTCTACAAAGGGTTGTTGCTAGTTATCAAAATTTTATAGTTTTTTGTCGAAGATTTGCCTTATTATTCGTTATATGCCACAACTAATTAATGAGCTTGACTCCTTAATACATTTGTAATACAACTAACTACATATAAAAATGTCATGCTGAATTTATTTCAGCATCTCACTATAATTGTTGATTTTATTGAGATCCTGAAACGAGTTCAGGATTGTAAGTTAAATTCTTAGTATAATGTGTTTACCAAGGAGTTAAATCAAGACTATTTTAATAGTTTTGATTATAACCCAAGCGACCGGTTCAGGATAGATTTAAACAATCGTTGTCATCAAGGTACTTGGGTTATCTCCTTAATACGTTTGTATAGTTGCTTGGTTTTAACGACCGCTTACAATCGCAAATATTTGTAAACATACTAAGGAGATATTTAAAATGTATCATAATTTCATCGATATTGATATATCAAAGAATGATTTTGTAGTAGCAATTCATGGTAAGAAAAAGACTTTTAAATACCTTAATAACTTAACTGGCTTTGATGAACTTTTATCAGATCATCCTATACTCAAGGATAAATCTTTTGTAGTTGTTGAAACTACCGGAGGCTATGAAAAAGCTTTACTTGAATATTTAATAACTAAAAATATAGTTGTTCACAGAGCTAATACTAGAATAGTTAAACATTTTATTCGCTCTACAGGTCAATTAGGTAAATCAGATAATATTGATGCTTTTGGACTAGCTAAGTATGGGTATGAAAGACACCGTGACCTAGAATTTTATCAACCTAATGATGATAAAATGCAAAAGCTTATAAAATATATTCTTAGAAAACAAGATATTAAAAAACAGTTAGCAGCTGAAAAAAATAGATATCAAGCACCAGACCAAAAATATACAAAAGATTCTCACCAAAGAATGATAGAGTTCTATAAACAAGAAATTATGATTATAGAAAGCCTTATAAATGAGTTAGTCGATGATTGCCAATACTTAGCAAAAGCTAGAGATCTATTAGTTAAAGAGGTTACTGGTCTAGGAAATGCTACAGCCACATCTTTACTTGCTTTGATGCCTGAGTTAGGAAACTTAAACCGTAAACAAGTGGCTTCTTTAGCAGGAGTAGCTCCATATCCGTATGAAAGTGGCAAGAAAGTTGGCTATAGAAAGACTTACGGCGGTAGAGCTGATTTAAAACCTATATTATTTATGTCAGCATTAACTGCTGCTAGAAGTAAAGGTAAACTTGGAATATTTTATAGAGACCTTGTTGAAAAGGGTAAAAAGAAGATGGTAGCCCTTGTAGCTGTTATGAGAAAAATTATAGTCATTGCTAATGCTAAAATTAGAGATCTAAAAAGAGATTTGAAGATTTTATAAATAAATTAGCAACATAGTTGATGACAGAATGTACTACTTTTATGCCTAGTAGGCTATAAATTCTGAGTTTGAAATAAAAAAGATACAAAAAAACCAGCATAAGGCTGGTTTAGTTTTATGCGAGAAAAAATAATTTATATTTTTTTCATGCCGCCAAATCTCTTCTTGAACTTATCAACACGTCCGGCAGTATCAACGATTCTTTGCTTACCAGTATAGAATGGATGACATTCTGAACAGATATCGATGTTCATTTCTTTTTTACCAACTGTTGATCTTGTAACGAAAGCGTTACCACAGCTGCAAGTTACAGTTACTTCAGCATATTTTGGATGAATTTCTTGTTTCATTTCATAATTTCCTTATTTTTATAATCTGACATCGCCACTTAGACTCTCTCATCTAAGCACCACATCCTTTTTAGTAGAATAGCTCAACGATTTTAGCTTAAATTATCTATAGTATCAAGTTTAATTCGAAGAAATATACTTCTCACGACGCACGTTCTTAGCATTAAAGCCAGCTTGTGTAAGCATTTCATACGATTCATCAATCATGTTTGGATTACCACAAACATATACAACATCTTTTTCTGGATCTAAACCTATTTTCTCAAATTGATTTTGTACATATCCTGAAATTTCATAATCTTTAAGAACTTGAGTTTCTTTACTTAGGCATAGTTTAAAGTGAATATTATGATGCTTTTTAGTAAACTCGATAAAATCATCTTGATAGAGAGCGTCTTTGCGATATTGTACACCTAAAAGAATATATATCTCAGTATTATCAGCTTTTTCTAACAGTTCTGGAAACATTGCTTTGTATGGGATAATACCAGTACCAGTACCAACTAAAATTAGTTTTCTAATTTCTTCATCTTTTAGAATTAATCTACCAGCAGGCCCCATTGCAGCTGCTCTATCACCAACTTTCATATTAAAAAAAGTTTCTGTTGCGATACCGCCTTCGACATAAGTCATGCCTATCTCTAAAAACATATTTTCAGCTGGTAATGAACCTAAGCTATAGCTTCTACGCTTTATATTGCCTTCTTGATCTGTAAGTAAGAAAGTAATAAATTGCCCTGCGATAAACTCAAGAGGTTTATCATCTGTTCTTTTGAAAACAAAGTGTCTAACTTTGTCAGTGATATCTTTAAAAGATACTAATTCAAGTTCAAATTTTTCTAGTGCCATTTTGTAAAAAATAATATCTATATTTGTAACAGCTGTAATTGTATAATAATTTTATTTAGATGATAAGTTTGTATTGAAGATATGCGACGAATATTTAGTTTTTTGCTATTTTTTCCTTGTTTAGGGTTAGCAACTATGACTCAAGCAGAAATTGATAAAATTTATACAAAACCAATTGCTTTAAATAGTAAACAATACACTTTTAATATAGAGCTTCCAGTAGACTCTATTGATGGCTATAGATGGTTTTTAATCCCACCAGATTATGATTATGTTGTTGATGACAGCTTTAGCCATAAGAGTGTAGATATAGATAAATCAAAATGGGGCGGTATGGATAACTTTAAGCTCAAGCTTACCAAAAAATTCAGGAAAGTGCCGCATAAAATAGTTTTGCATTTTGAATGTTTTCGACCATTTGAAGATAATCCACAAATTTTGACCAAAGATGTTACGGTATTATCGTTTTAGGTTAGGAGTAAATTGGATGAAAAAAATACTACTAGTAATTACTTCTATGCTGATTGCATTGACAGCAAATGCAACGGGGGATTGTAGTGATAAAATTTTTAGTAAGATAAAAACTAAAGCTAAGCTGATGGAGAGTGCATGGGATTCTGGGAATGTTGAAAAAGTAGTTTCATTTTATGATAATGATTTTATATATATGAGTGGTGGTAAGCCGTATACAACTAAAAATGCAGTGTTAAAACATTATTTAGATAGCTTTGCAGCTAATGCTTCCAGCAAGAGAGATCTAGGTAAATTAACACTTAACTACCAATACTGTAAAAACCTTGGTAGCAAACACCAATTGGTCATTTTGAAATTTATTTTGAAAAGTTCAGATGGTAAGCTAACTACAGGAAATGATTTACTAGTTTGGCATGAA
This Francisella opportunistica DNA region includes the following protein-coding sequences:
- a CDS encoding CTP synthase; this encodes MNPNTKIIFVTGGVVSSLGKGVTAASLATLLESRGLNVTMMKLDPYINVDPGTMSPLQHGEVFVTEDGAETDLDLGHYERFIRNKMTQANNFTTGKVYQSVLRRERKGDYLGATIQVIPHITDEIKRRICNGIADDVDVAIVEIGGTVGDIESQPFLEAIRQLRIELGRNRTLFVHLTLLPYIKVAGELKTKPTQHSVKELRGIGIQADVLVCRCEKKFDDSEKRKIALFTNVDQDCIFTAEDVDTIYEVPLKYNQQGFDAKLVELLNLNTKEADLSEWQNVVNTIRNIKGEVTIAMVGKYVSLTEAYKSLNEALYNAGYKKGVKVKIKFVDSEDVTESNVESYFKDVDAILVPGGFGSRGVEGKITSIKYARENQVPFLGICLGMQLAVIEYARNILSIKDAHSSELEPTTANPVIGLITEWQTEDGTVHQRTYNSDLGGTMRLGGYKCVLKQGSRAREIYQADEVIERHRHRYEVNSKYVECLEEAGLIFSGRSEDNKLMELIEIPQHKWFIACQAHPEFTSTPRYGHKLFESYIQAAIENSNN
- the tsaE gene encoding tRNA (adenosine(37)-N6)-threonylcarbamoyltransferase complex ATPase subunit type 1 TsaE yields the protein MKSILINDENQMYELAKEYAKQLQPGQIIYLYGDLGAGKTTFVKGILKALGYGGNVKSPTYTIVESYEFEKFDIYHFDLYRLADPEELEWIGARDYFNQNNICFIEWPEKGKGFLPLNTNKVHIKYLAQIRQVDFY
- the ndk gene encoding nucleoside-diphosphate kinase, which codes for MTKQRTLSIIKPDAVEKNVIGEIYNRFEKVGLKIIAAKMKHLSKTEAEGFYAVHKDRPFFSALVEFMISGPVMIQVLEGENAIAKNRELMGATNPKEAKAGTIRADFADSIDANAVHGSDAEDTAAQEIKYFFSDIEIFG
- a CDS encoding IS110 family transposase gives rise to the protein MYHNFIDIDISKNDFVVAIHGKKKTFKYLNNLTGFDELLSDHPILKDKSFVVVETTGGYEKALLEYLITKNIVVHRANTRIVKHFIRSTGQLGKSDNIDAFGLAKYGYERHRDLEFYQPNDDKMQKLIKYILRKQDIKKQLAAEKNRYQAPDQKYTKDSHQRMIEFYKQEIMIIESLINELVDDCQYLAKARDLLVKEVTGLGNATATSLLALMPELGNLNRKQVASLAGVAPYPYESGKKVGYRKTYGGRADLKPILFMSALTAARSKGKLGIFYRDLVEKGKKKMVALVAVMRKIIVIANAKIRDLKRDLKIL
- the murJ gene encoding murein biosynthesis integral membrane protein MurJ, translating into MKKFFSNSLIVSIFLFLSKLLGFVRDLLLASFFGSNIALQAFLVAFRFPEFMRKVTSSGTLTQIINPYLNGSINERNKKFIVTILYFIALFLLVVTLLAIIFSNIWVGIYAYGLIDDENALALIKNMFIVMMPYLLFNGIMGVISAILNSYSRYLVSSLLPIILNVVMIAGIVISPKSSIPIYSVAYAVLLAGIIQVSIGGYSLIRLVGKINLSGDILLLKDSRAKIFLSKLPSAFLGTAILQINGLVETFFASFLLSGSLAWLYYADRVNQFLYGVFGTAIATVMIPYLIDCKRDKQKFFKNLAAIIRFTLLVTIPAIVGLFVLAKPIVISLFYYGKFSLDDVDFTYLAMLGYLPSLFCFVVVRAIVSALYAQNKTAVVFYISLVSLIMIICLDISIVHFFSSDKYAFIYLALASSAVALLNLFIQLWILCDFNFKLFIVTYLPFMTIIKIIVASISMVLVLKLFNLSDSYWITLPMFVRLKSIALVVFIGGCVYLVTMLLLGGWKTLKTLGQ
- the accD gene encoding acetyl-CoA carboxylase, carboxyltransferase subunit beta, which gives rise to MSWLTRVIGRSLGLEAQKKDMPSGVWSQCPNCGVTLYSEELHNNKSVCPSCNYHYRISARHRLNLFFDRESTKEYFDNISPVDMLKFKDTKTYKDRLAQAQKKTEEQDALVVMEGTVKGFPVVAAAFNFMFLGGSMGSVVGEKFVRGVKLAVEKKVPFICFTASGGARMQESLFSLMQMAKTSAALQKLAEAKLPYLVVLTDPTTGGVSASLAMLGDVHIAEPKALIGFAGPRVIEQTVREKLPEGFQRSEFLVEKGMVDMIVDRRNLRGEVAKLIDKLMPNLTKINYSQNLEYNSEQQA
- a CDS encoding tetratricopeptide repeat protein codes for the protein MKAKFIIAFLSILFFSSSYATMEQCYKDGVNQDYEKVLDSCKPYLKTDARATGLLAEAYVQLDLSNKIALEYALWAVNFYQKNGAPKDPEGAMSYSYLVYLIGELYFFGSDNVNVDQKKGIKYIEKSANLGYDIAQNQLGSLYVRAGKVPGPNFAKAYKWYKLAIANGSLDARSAFLMRNERSFIENYPYCIAIGRALIGDTYLSGLAGLPKSPDFAIEWYQKAYELDHISPVETGLAKAYIAKGNNKLAYKYARQAIKQPYAPAFVVMADLTDNKIAKYAYLAEAVELYKNPALKFWSQFNEYCMPDISDGGIKQAQQKLAKIKLSQQEKELAIKEQQSLRSRWQVVTDFK
- a CDS encoding bifunctional folylpolyglutamate synthase/dihydrofolate synthase, which gives rise to MSVETKIAKLMAKPDALCCDLLDLSLILNRFNFAKKFRVITIAGTNGKGTTVAMLEELLVTNNNNVLSHTSPHVFKFNERISLNKQPICDSVLLEILERLEELTPEYRLSYYQIAFLCLCIYSQRLKLDYLILEVGIGGRLDAANIIDADITAITNIDFDHCEILGDTLDKIGFEKAGISRSGVPLFLGSQMPQSVYEYAKTIGAIIYQNSYEYNSKQCFAHSYNTAMGIAEYLFHRMQLAYIPNLEDIRAKARFALIKNDSLNNSYVVVDVAHNPASVRHLFGLLESKFAHKNIRYEAIFGILASKDIHEVLNIAKEHVYKWEVVDLKYLDSRAAALEKIKQEFKSQQIIRVDYNKDLSSVYLSKKDTVTVVFGSFVLAGEFIRYYEKYTNK
- the rpmE gene encoding 50S ribosomal protein L31 — encoded protein: MKQEIHPKYAEVTVTCSCGNAFVTRSTVGKKEMNIDICSECHPFYTGKQRIVDTAGRVDKFKKRFGGMKKI
- the gshA gene encoding glutamate--cysteine ligase, whose translation is MYDFKKINNLRGIERETLRVTNCGSLATSHHPQGLGHKLTNSSITVDFSENLLELITKPHASIDKAIGELYQLSAFTLENMSSDEIILNTSMPLSASKNGIHEADFGSSNSGQMKRVYRKGLSARYGKIMQIISGVHYNFSFDKDLIANIASKKQVSTSDIYFEVLNNYFEFMWLLPYLFGASPICAKTSVKNKPDYLSLLDEEFYVGEYATSLRMSDLGYTSPAQKDLTISYENVKAYVRDLIQATDEVFADYKRIGLYNSQEQRIQLNDSILQIENEYYSAIRPKQIAKRGERPACALYNRGVEYIEVRVLDVDPFEPVGISKDTALFVEAMLMTCLEEDAKKYHKDIIKQAKQNLTAVAIQGRNPQLKLNKLDDNSEILLKDYALKLFDKITTVAKRMSKEYLDAVEIQKRKVLDISQTPSAKIIELVKQHGYKNFVLDISCQVSQQFRSYKLTSEVASKLKEQASQSVVAEKELVANDKISLEEYINRYYESTKGCC